TAAGCTTTCCTATAAATCTTACAGGGTGTGGAAACCAGTGGGGATCTCCAAAAATCAGGTCCATTATATAAGCTATTCCATATTTTGCTAAAAAATTCATTCTTAATCACCTAGTATCTCATATATCTTTTTAATATCTATATTTTCTCTAACAACCTTTTCAAGCTTGTCAAACTCTCTCTCTCTGTACTCATCAAAGGTAATTCCCTCACCAAGTTGCTCCATACCTTTTTTATCTCTAATTCTATTTAAAATAGTTCTTGTTACCTTTTCATTATCAAAAATTCCATGAAGGTATGTTCCAAAAATATTATCCTTAACAACTGCCACTATATGATCATCCTCTGTTACTGAAGATTCATTTCCAACAGTTACCCCTTGATGTATCTCATAACCTTTTATCTCTGTTCCATCAAGTCCCTCTAATATACCTTTCGTATTTACTAACTTACCAGTATATTGAATAGTGTTTTTCTCCTTTTCCATTACTGTTTCTGTATCTAAAATTCCAAGTCCTGGAATCTCTTTGATGTCACTTTCTATTCCATAAGGATCTTTTACTCTTTCACCAAGAATTTGGAAACCACCACAAATTCCTACAATTACAGTTCCATTTCTCGATGCTTTGATAATTTCGGTAGCTATTCCCCTATCTTTAATATCTTTTAAATCATCAATAGTGTTTTTAGAACCTGGAATAACTATCATATCTTCATTTCCTAGCTTATCAGCAGAGGTTACATAGTTGATAGTTACATCATCTTGAATACTTAAAGCATCAATATCTGTGAAGTTAGATATATGTTTTAATTTTATTACAGATATTTTTATACCTTTATTTTCCTTAGAATTTTTAAATCTATCTGTAAGACTATCCTCATCCTCTATATCAATATCACTGTAAGGCATTACCCCAATAACTGGTACTCTTGTTAGCTCCTCAAGCTTTGATAATCCAGGTTTTAATATATTTACATCTCCTCTAAATTTGTTGATA
This genomic interval from uncultured Fusobacterium sp. contains the following:
- a CDS encoding cobyric acid synthase, producing the protein MKHRNIMIVGTSSGAGKSITVTGLCRVFHRDGYKVAPFKSQNMALNSYISKTGGEMGRAQVVQAMASGIEPEAYMNPILLKPTTARKIQVIVNGKSIGNMSGLEYGKFKTSLKPEIMKSYDYIRENFDISVIEGAGSPVEINIKEEDIANMGMAKMADAPVILVADIDRGGVFASVYGTIMLMTPEERARVKGVIINKFRGDVNILKPGLSKLEELTRVPVIGVMPYSDIDIEDEDSLTDRFKNSKENKGIKISVIKLKHISNFTDIDALSIQDDVTINYVTSADKLGNEDMIVIPGSKNTIDDLKDIKDRGIATEIIKASRNGTVIVGICGGFQILGERVKDPYGIESDIKEIPGLGILDTETVMEKEKNTIQYTGKLVNTKGILEGLDGTEIKGYEIHQGVTVGNESSVTEDDHIVAVVKDNIFGTYLHGIFDNEKVTRTILNRIRDKKGMEQLGEGITFDEYREREFDKLEKVVRENIDIKKIYEILGD